CAGCTCTGCTTCCAGTTCTGAAATCTTGGTAGCTTTGTCGGTGAGTTGCGATGTAGTTTCATCGCTGATCTGTTCTAATTTGTTAGCGATTTCTTTGCGCTCTTCTTGAGCAGTTTCTATCTGCTCGTTAACCGATGCAATTTCGGCATTCAAGTGTTGGTTGACCTCTTTGGTTTCGTTCTTCTCCTTGAGAGCCATTTCTAATTGTTCCCTCATAGCTTTATGCTCTTCTGACATCTCTTTGTGCTCATCATCAAGTCTCTGCTTTTCTTGATTTGCCTGGAGCagaaaatgtgaaatatttagaGATGCACAAATATTGTATATTACCGTGTGAAGAAATTGAAACCGAAAGTTAAAATACAGGAGCAATTTGCTTTTCAAAAGTAgaaccaaaataaaataaagtacttTGAGGCCGGGTGCCACCATAACTGTATTGTGGCCATTGTGATAAATATATTTGTTTCCAATATACAAGCCACTGGAATAATTTGTTTCAGGTTTGTTGGTGATAAGCTTCCATGCATGCAATGTAGAAACCACCGTTTGAAACAACAGAACTTTCCAGCCGCTGATCTGAAATGTTTGGAAATTAGTTGAAAGATTTTACAGACGACAAACAAAAACACCgcaaccaatcacacactggAAGCAGCATGTTCAATGAGCGTGTCGCGTGTTCAATGAGCATGTCGCATGTTATGATTGTTAACACTAATCACATTCGGCGGTGCTCTTACTTGACACAGTGTACTGAATACAGTGTCCACTGCATGATCCAATACACATTTAAATCTACAAaaattgattggttgaatgtTTTGATAGGCGTGCATGACCTGTGTGTTTTGTAAAATTCCTGCCGAAAAGGTCTATTGGACCAGCCACTTTTAACTGCCACTTACCTTTTCTATATCTTCTTTGACCATGTTAAATTGCTGCGTCAAGAACTCCACCTTATCCTCATGTTCCTGTACCATCTTCTGTTTCCTGTCCTCGAGCACCTGTTCCATAGACACATTCTCCTCTTGTGTCCTCTTCAAATCCTCCACCATCTCCTCCATACCTTTCTTTGCTATCTTCTCCTTATCAAAATCATTCTTCATGACATTCTTAGCTTTCACAAGTGCTTGGTTTTCTCCTTCCAAACAACAAATTGCTTCATTTAGCtcagttttatttttttccaattcGGCGAGTTTGGATGCAGTAGATTCTTTCTCCGTCTTCAGTTCTTGTAGTTCTTTCTGTGATGTCTGCAGCCGATTCTTTAATTCACTCACTGAAACTTCATGTTCGTTCACACTCTTCTGCAGTTGGCTATACTCTACATTAGCCTTCTCAGCAGATATCTTATGATTATCAAAATCACTTGTCATGATTTTCACCTGACTTTCAAATTCATTGATTCTGAAAGATGCATTTTCTAAATCGCTCTTTGTTTTTTCATGAAGTTCTTCTTCTTGTTGCAGTCTTTCCTTGCTGGATTGCAACTCTGATTCAAGGCGTGAGATGGACTTGTCAGCTTCCAACAACGTCTGCAAAATCTTTGTTCTGATGTCGATGACAGCTTTGACCTTGTCCATCGTTCGTTCCCCATCTTGAATCAAATTGCTATCAACGTTTTTAAGATCTTTATATGGAGTAGATTGCACACAGCTTTCTATTTCAACTTGGGAAGATTTAATAATGTCTGTAATTCCAGACACAATTCCATCATAATCTTGCCTCATTCTGTCTCTTTCACTTTCAAGAAGAGTGACCTTTTTAGCCAACACTTCCATAGACTCTGCAACCTCATCACCTTGACCCTTGAGTCTTTGATTTGTTTTATCCGcttcctttttgcttctttcCAGACTTTGCACCTGCTGTCCCAAATCACGCTTACTTTTTTCAAGCGCTTTACACTTTGTCCTCAACTCCTCCTTTTCTTCCTTTAATTTTGTTTCCTTCCTCGCAGAAGAATCAATCTCTGTTTGCAGTTGTTGACAATGTTCCTCACTTTTGTTTTTCTCCCTCTCCAAATCTTGAAACTTCTTTTCTAATTGTTCAAATTTTGATAACAACTCTTCATTTTTAGTTCTTAATGTGCTGTTCTCATTTTCAAGCGATACTAATTTCTCTCCCACTTGATGGTTATTGTGATCCATCTCTTTGCCTCTTTCCTCTAATGACCCTCTCAGAATCTCCACCTCTGAATTACTCCGTGTCCGCAACTCCTCCAACTCCTGTACTTTACGGCTCAGTTCATCATTGGTACCTTTCAGCCCAATATTCTGATGTTCAACTCCTTCTAACTTAGCAAGCAGCTCATGGACTTTATTTGCCGACTCAAAATGACTTGATACTTTGTCATCCTTATCCTGCACCATGCCTTCCATCCGAGCTAACAATTCAACATTTTTGCCTTCGACGCTATTAATTTTAGCTTCCAACTCCTGTACTTGACCAACTCTTCTCTCTTCCGATGACTTTCTTGCTTCCAGCTCTCCTTGCAAACTATGCACCTGTAATTTCACATCAGACAAAGCTCTTTCGTTTTCTTGTAGTTTCTCCTGGAGTGTTCTCTCTGATTCCTGCAATATCTTCTCCCGGCTCTCATGCTGAGTGTTAAGAACATCAATCCTAGCATACAAATCAGCATTTAATTTCTCAGCTTCTTTAGTCCTTTCTTTAGCATCTTCAAATTCTgacatttcttcctctttccttTTCAGATCTCGATTCCCTTTATCCACTTTGTATTCCAAATCTTGATTTCTTCTCTCCAGATCTGATTGTACTTTGTCCATTCTTTCCTCTGTTTCAAGTGCCAATTTATGCATGTCCTCGTTGTCCTTTTCTAGTTGCTCAATTTTCTGACGTAGCTGTCGATTTAGCTCTTCGCATTCTTCAAATTCTTTGTTAAGTTTCTGGTATTGTTCTTCCATACCAAACACTGCTGCGGATTCACTTAGTGGGCTTGCTAAACCATCTGTTGTACTTGGCTGAAATTCAATAATAGGAAAATGTTGataaaaatcacattaaaaaaatatatatctccTGCTCCCTAtaatataaacataataaaatgtttATGAACAGGTTGTTTTTTAATTgttctttctttttgtcttcttttAAGTAAAGAAAAAGAAAGGCTTATTAAGACATTTGGCCACCACTATTCCAAATTTGAATGTGTAAGACAAACAACATTTCTGGGAATATTAACTGACAAAAACCTTATATGGAAAAGCAACTTAGACAATATATCATCAAGAAGTATAGGAGTGCTTTGTAAGAAGTATAGGAGTGCTTTATAAGAAGTATATGAGTGCTTTATAAGCACTTTGTAGGTTAAATTTTCAGGGTAGGATTGGGTTAGGATAAAAAGATTAAGGTATTATCTGAAATAAATACCCCAGGGGCATGCACTTTTGCgaaagggggcatttattagaggcaaattttgagtgaaaaaagcttaaaattcAGAGTGAAAATTGAAACTATCACTCACTTCCAGTCTGTTTCCGGATTTAAATCCAATATGGTGGCACCCACGGAACAGGATATTATCGAGgaaaatactacaaaattacattttaagcAAGAATACAATTTACTATAAGGCAATAAACTGGATGGAAGTTTAAATtagaataggttttgtccatgcagttTAGTGATCGTAACAGCcaacactgacatgactgattcAAGTTTTAGCTTACCATACCATATTTCGATcacttttttattgaaaaaaacgCAAAGGGTTGTTTATCAGAGGTGGGTTACTACAAACAAGGATGGCAACCACTAATCTAAAGTTGGTCTATAAAatcaaataattgaaaaagtTACCTGAGAACTGAGACTGCTGATACTCGATGAGCGACTGACGGGAGCCCAGACATGAAAACTATTGCCTCCAAGAGACTTTCTGGCAAATGTTGGCCAAGCTGTGTCCAGGTCATGACCTGTTGGTGCCAGGTCAAACTGGATGTCATTAAGGTCATATAGGTCATTCAGGAAAGCTGAGTAATGAGCTGGGTTTGATAGCACTGAGGCTGGCTTGTACCAATCACTAGATGAAAGGAAAAAGAATAAATATTAACTCTTATATTCAATTTCGCTTGAAGTTAGATGCTGCACAGGGGTTACTGAGTAACAACATCAAACTCATAAGATAATTATGTCTAAGAGCTATGCATATAATCAGTTATATAATATAATGATCACCATACAAGATCATTTACCTCTGTGTAAAAGGACAGATATGGCAATGAAAAACACCTGTTCTACTGGCCCCACCGACCCAGTTTTTCCATGTATTCACTGTAtgtatgtaaaatcagccatttgggGGCCAAAAGTGGATGAGTTTCAGTTATTTTGGGCATAAAATAGATTTAATTTGACTGAAGAAAACATGCGCGAAGATAGGgaaaaaagaatttgaaaaaacccacattttatcggctaaaatggagccatttgaccactaggtttttgtgaaatcagtgcttctgtGGTGCTTCCATATGATGCGCCAGCGCCGCACATGCAGATAAGCATCGTAAATgcatagcgtatctgtgcgttaacaaattgcgcgactacgCAACATGATGCGTGTACcccgctggtacaacaaagatttttttcctttttaattgtgaaaaaagtcaaatagtgaaataaaatcacaaaatagtgcaattagagtttacaaatctgaattttctttccttgtatttataaaaatacatacaaagtacatacatatcacaaaaactcaatttcgcgaatgAAAAAACGTCCAGAGTACACAGCCACATTAATTAGAGTGCACATCGCAGTGACATATTTAGGGTTGAATTGCAAAGGCTTTCCGAATTTTCCGACATTGCCTATTTCATTTCACTACCTTACCTTGTTACTTTAGCATTACTGAAACACTGCTGTAAACTATCTCCTAGACGATGATGCACCAAACTGTATCTGATGAAAGCACGCCCTCGTCCTAGTGAACTTTTGACCTTCAGGGGAAAAGGTGAAAGAAAGTTGTTTTTTCAACTGAGGTATGTGGTTATATTTAGGGATTcagtcatgtttcaccgttgttcatcatcgattaacaaTGATGCGTTCGCGTCGTCTGCGTGATTTACTTCGCAAGGGCAGCTCGGGCGGCTAAAAAAGCTGCCCACgcaaagtaaaccatgcagacgcgctggacgcgagttgttaatcggtgatgaacaacggtgaaacatgattgaatccctttcagcaacaaaaacaagctaaagatcatctaattcacatgattctttcattccgCATATCCATTTGTCATTGCCATTCAACCTTAAAAGAAGATTGATGATTTccctgttgatatcagcaataaaactaaagaataaaacgGTAATGTTTAGCTTTATACTTTAATGACATATTAAGAAAGTGTTTATgcataagttccaggcatgatCAATTTTATGCGCTCACACATAACGcatacgcgtaaccttgcgttcacgTATACactactggaaaagtgtggattcatcacagattaacaacgcttggctcctgtacaaaggtataagaagagttgttgaataaagAATCAAAGATATGTATTAAGCATTCAAATGACAAATCTAAATACCTTGTATATTTTGATGGGACTTCCAGCCAGCCCTTGCAAAAAAAATATGGaagcattttgaatgaaaatataggACAGCGGAAGTCAGGGAAAAGTCCCGCAGATACTTTAATTTTTGCATAATGTAtccataaggcgacgaaaaaagaaaaccctgttctacgggcccgaccaacccagattttgaacaaatttggaaaaaaaatttcctatacaaatgaatgccgacccaaatttcagaaatttcaggaacaaatttttctttgtattttctcaagatgcaaattatttacagattttggtgatttttgggtcatttccaaaaaaaaaaagggccgaccgaccgaccctacttgaaaggtccgtccgcccgtagaacagggtttctttttttcgtcgcctatgTGTGCATAATTTTGGACTGGTGTGATGTCTATAAATAATATACTGGGCAAGAAAATAGGGCCAATAAAATCTACCAACTGATCTATTGAAAATTGAGGCCCATATCTCCATTTGGTCATTTGTACCGAGTTTCCTCCCACACGCTACATTGTACACATGTAGGGACTGTACACTATGAGACTAAATTTGATATATCAGCTAATTCACAAAAGTTCTTTATGACAGAATAATATTCAAAATCCCTGAAGTTTGTCTCTTACCTCATTCATGGCTTTCACATATCTGACTCCATCATTTAGGCCTTTGATCTTAGAGAGGCATTGATAGATATAGTCCCAATAGTCAACACGACCTCGCCATACACTATTGCGAGCTGAGATAAAGAAAACACATTACTATTATTAACAATTAAGATATCACAGAAATATTATTGGTCATGAGGCATAACAAATCTTGTGTGCACATGGCAGGCCATTTTAACCAtgttgactaccctggctctgtgggggcgagcgttgtcatcttggagggtTGCAGTAGGTCCCAAattgtgaagatatggaattGCAGCTTACTGCACAggataatggtcaatttggcacatgcGGTCTGAGactccactacattcacaagacgtgtactcaggcatgaaaaatgtgattgtttgaaatgtggtgtcattgtaaaggggagaaTAATGTAACTATCCAtcgatatgcaacacgatatgaacatgtcacaaataatctgagatatagatgcttggaaaaactttccaaacttttgttgaggagtttaaatGAAAAGGAAGTGATGGAGCATTTCAAATGGGATGAGGGAGTGGGAGTCAGGGAGTGATGCAGAGATACCGCTACAGGAGGAATGGGACAAGAATGTGGTTGATTAAGGGAGTAATAGGTAAGGGAGTGTGGAGGTACAAGAGCAAGCCTATAAATACAGGAGGGTGGAACTAAAATGAAAAGGAAGTGATGGAGCATGTGAAATGGGATAAGGGAGTCGGAGGTCAGGAGAGTGATGCAGAGATATCGCTACAGGAGGAATGGGACAAGACAGGGAAACACTTAGGGGAGTGATAGGTAAGGGAGTGTGGAGTATAGGAGTAATAATATGTAGAGGGTGGAACTAAATAAAAGGAAGTGACGGAGCATTTTAAATGGGATAAGGGAGTGGGAGGTCAGGGGAGTGATGCAGAGATAGAGCTACAGGAGGAATGGGACAAGACAGGGAAACACTTAGGGGAGTGATAGGTAAGGGAGTGTGGAGTATAGGAGTAATAATATGTAGAGGGTGGAACTAAATGAAAAGGAAGTGATGGAGCATGTGAAATGGGATAAGGGAGTGGGAGTCAGGGGAGTGATGCAGAGATAGAGCTACAGGAGGAATAGGACAAGACAGGGAAACTCTTACGGGAGTGGTAGGTAAGGGAGTGTGGTGTAATAATATGTAGAGGGTGGAACTAATTGAAAAGGAATTGATGGAGCATTTCAAATGGGTTAAGGAATGGGAGGTCAGGGGAGTGATGCAGAGATAGACCTACAGGAGGAATGGGGCAAGAATGTGGGTGATTAAGGGAGTAATAGGTAAGGGAGTGTGGAGGTACAAGAGCAAGGCTATAAATACAGGAGGGTGGAAATAAAATGTAAAGGAAGTGATGGAGCATGTGAAATGGGATAAGGGAGTGGGAGTCAGGGGAGTGATGCAGAGATAGAGCTACAGGAGGAATGGGGCAAGAATTTGGTTGATTAAGGGAGTAATAGGTAAGGGAGTGTGGAGGTACAAGAGCAAGCCTATAAATACAGGGGGGTGGAAATAAAATGTAAAGGAAGTGATGGAGCATGTGAAATGGGATAAGGGAGTGGGAGGTAAGGAGAGTGATGCAGACATATAGCTACAGGAGGAATGGGAAAAGACAGGGAAACTCTTAGGGGAGTGATAGGTAAGGGAGTGTGGAGTATAGGAGTAATAATATGTAGAGGTGGAACTAAATAAAAGGAAGTGACGGAGCATTTTAAATGGGATAAGGGAGTGGGAGGTCAGGGGAGTGATGCAGAGATAGAGCTACAGGAGGAATGGGGCAAGAATTTTGTTGATTAAGGGAGTAATAGGTAAGGGAGTGTGGAGGTACAAGAGCAAGGCTATAAATACAGGAGGGTGGAACTAAAATATAAAGGAAGTGATGGAGCATGTGAAATGGGATAAGGGAGTGGGAGGTAAGGAGAGTGATGCAGACATATAGCTACAGGAGGAATGGGGAAAGACAGGGAAACTCTTAGGGGAGTGATAGGTAAGGGAGTGTGGTGTAATAATATATATAGAGGGTGGAACTAAATGAAAAGGAAGTGATGGAGCATTTCAAATGGGATAAGGGAGTCGGAGGTCAGGAGAGTGATGCAGAGATATCGCTACAGGAGGAATGGGACAAGACAGGGAAACTCTTACGGGAGTGGTAGGTAAGGTAGTGTGGTGTAATAATATATATAGAGGGTGGAACTAAATGAAAAGGAAGTGATGGAGCATTTCAAATGGGTTAAGGGAGTGGGAGGTCAGGAGAGTGATGCAGAGATATCGCTACAGGAGGAATGGGACAAGACAGGGAAACTCTTACGGGAGTGATAGGTAAGGGAGTGTGGTGTAATAATATATATAGAGGGTGGAACTAAATGAAAAGGAAGTGATGGAGCATTTCAAATGGGATAAGGGAGTCGGAGGTCAGGAGAGTGATGCAGAGATATCGCTACAGGAGGAATGGGACAAGACAGGGAAACTCTTACGGGAGTAATAGGTAAGGGAGTGTGGTGTAATAATATATAGAGGGTGGAACTAAATGAAAAGGAAGTGATGGAGCATTTCAAATGGGTTAAGGAATGGGAGGTCAGGGGAGTGATGCAGAGATAGAGCTACAGGAGGAATGGGGCAAGAATTTGGTTGATTAAGGGAGTAATAGGTAAGGGAGTGTGGAGGTACAAGAGCAAGGCTATAAATACAGGGGGGTGGAAATAAAATGTAAAGGAAGTGATGGAGCATGTGAAATGGGATAAGGGAGTCGGAGGTCAGGAGAGTGATGCAGAGATATCGCTACAGGAGGAATGGGACAAGACAGGGAAACACTTAGGGGAGTGATAGGTAAGGGGGTGTGGAGTATAGGAGTAATAATATGTAGAGGGTGGAACTAAATGAAAAGGAAGTGATGGAGCATTTTAAATAGGATAAGGGAGTGGGAGTCAGGGGAGTGATGCAGAGATAGAGCTACAGGAGGAATGGGACAAGAATGTGGTTGATTAAGGGAGTAATAGGTAAGGGAGTATGGAGGTACAAGAGCAAGGCTATGAATACAGGAGGGTGGAAATAAAATGTAAAGGAAGTGATGGAGCATGTGAAATGGGATAAGGGAGTGGGAGGTAAGGAGAGTGATGCAGACATATAGCTACAGGAGGAATGGGAAAAGACAGGGAAACTCTTAGGGGAGTGATAGGTAAGGGAGTGTGGAGTATAGGAGTAATAATATGTAGAGGGTGGAACTAAATAAAAGGAAGTGACGGAGCATTTTAAATGGGATAAGGGAGTGGGAGGTCAGGGGAGTGATGCAGAGATAGAGCTACAGGAGGAATGGGACAAGAATGTGGTTGATTAAGGGAGTAATAGGTAAGGGAGTGTGGAGGTACAAGAGCAAGCCTATAAATACAGGAGGGTGGAACTAAAATGTAAAGGAAGTGATGGAGCATGTGAAATGGGATAAGGGAGTGGGAGGTAAGGAGAGTGATGCAGACATATAGCTACAGGAGGAATGGGAAAAGACAGGGAAACTCTTAGGGGAGTGATAGGTAAGGGAGTGTGGAGTATAGGAGTAATAATATGTAGAGGGTGGAACTAAATAAAAGGAAGTGACGGAGCAGTTTAAATGGGTTAAGGGAGTGGGAGTCAGGGGAGTGATGCAGAGATAGAGCTACAGGAGGAATGGGGCAAGAATTTGGTTGATTAAGGGAGTAATAGGTAAGGGAGTGTGGAGGTACAAGAGCAAGGCTATGAATACAGGAGGGTGGAAATAAAATGTAAAGGAAGTGATGGAGCATGTGAAATGGGATAAGGGAGTGGGAGGTAAGGAGAGTGATGCAGAGATATCGCTACAGGAGGAATGGGGAAAGACAGGGAAATACTTAGGGGAGTGATAGGTAAGGGAGTGTGGAGTATAGGAGTAATAATATGTAGAGGGTGGAACTAAATGAAAAGGAATGGAGCATTTTAAATGGGATAAGGGAGTGGGAGTCAGGGGAGTGATGCAGAGATAGAGCTACAGGAGGAATGGGACAAGACAATGGTTGATTAGGGGAGTGATAGATAAGGGAGTGGGAGATACAGCAGTAGGCCAAAGAGTAAGGCAGAGTGGAGCTAAAAGTATAGGAAAGGGTATAGGCTAGGGAAACAATGGGACAAGGCAGTAGTTGATGAGGGGAGTGATAGGTAAGGGAATGTGGAAGTATAGGAGTAGGCCAACAAGGAAATGTGGATGGAGCTAAATGTAAAGGAGTAAGTATGGACTAGGGAATCAATGAGACAATGCAGCGGTTGATTAGGGGAGTGATGGGTATATGGGGTGTGGAGGTATAGGAGTGCACCTATGAGTAAAGGAGGGTGTAGCCCAGGATGTAGCTGGGATGTATATGTACCTCAGTGCAAAGGGAGAGCTATGGAGTAGGGCATGTAAAATGAAGTAAAGGATGAGTAGGTAAGGAGAGTGACACAGCGATAGAGCTAATAGAGGAGTGGGAAAAGGAAGTAGTGGATTAAAGGAGCGATATGTAAGGGAGTATGGCGGTATAGAAGTAAGCCAACAAGTAAAGCATGGTGGAATTAATATAAAGGAAGGGGTAAGCCATGGAAGAAATGTGGATATTGTGGTAAGGGAGGGGTAGTCCAAGGGAGTGAGGAATGGGACATGGTGGTGGTTGATTAGAGAAGTGATGAAAGTGTGGAGGTATAGGAGTAAGCCTATAAGTAAAGGATGTTGGAGCTAAATGTAAAGGAATGGTATATGCTATAGAAACAATGGGACAAGGTAGTGGCTGATTAGTGGAGTGATAGGTAAGAGAGTGTGGAGGTATAAGAGTAAGCCAGAGTACGGCAGAGAGTGGAGTTAAACGTATAGGAACAGGTATAGGTTAGGGAAACAATGGGACAAGGCAGTGGTTGATTAGAGGAGTGATATGTAAGGGAGTGTGGAAGAATAGGAGTAAGCCAAAGAGTAAAGTATGTTGGCGACTAATATAAAGTTAGGGGTAGGTCGTGGAAGACATATGGTAACAAAGGGGTCAGGTGAAGAAATAGAGCTAGTGGAGGAATGGGACGTGGAAGTGGTTGGTTAGAGGAGTGATTAATAAAGGAATTGTGGAGGTATAGGAGTAAGCCTATATGTAAAGGAGGAGGGTGTAGCTAAATGTAGAGGAAAGAGTATATGTTAGGGAAACAATGAAACAATGTAGTCTAGTGGTTAATTAGAGGAGTAATAGGTAAGGGAGTTGAGGTGTAGGTGCAAGTCAATAAGAAGGGAATAGGAAAAAGAATAGGACAGGGAAGCATCATTGGACAAGTGGACATGGTGGTTGTTGATTAGGGAAGCAACTAGGTACAGGAGTGTGGAGGTGGAGGTATATGACTATGTCAAAGAGTAAGGGAGAGTTGAGCTAAATGTATAGGAAAAGGCATATGTTTAGGGACATTATAGGATAGGTAAAGGAGTGTGAAGGTACAACCCCAAGGTAGTGGTTGATTAGGGAGTGATAGATAAAGAAAGTGTGGAGGTATAGGAGTAAACCAAACTAAGAGAGAATAATATCACAATAGGCAAAGGAATGAGTAAGTAGGTATAAAAGGATGATGGAGTATGGGCGCAGTGTGGTAAGGAAGGTGTGGGCCACAGAAGGAAATGGTTAAGGGAAGGTGTCATTTGGGGAGCATTTGTGGTGAGAGAGGGATTTGGGTAAGGTAAAAGTAGTTTGGGGAACAGAAAGAAGAAATTTGTGGGTACAGGGAGGGGTAGGTAAGGATGGATTAAAGAATGGGAACTATGTGAAAAGGGGTGGGATAGGGGAGCTTAGGGGATGATTGGACAATTGAGAGTGCTTGATAGTTTGGAACTAGGGAGCGAAACTAATTATGAATAGGACAGGCAAGAGGTGTAAAGGGTGAGTGGAGGGGCAACTTGGTCTATCCCCATTTCCCAGCTTCCTTTACCCATCAATCCCTTCAAGGTACCTCTATCACCCCTCCCCACCCTTCCTTTCCCCAATCCTCCTCCAGCACactacattttttccaaaaactgCCCTTTTATATCATTCATTAATTTTGCAGGGATTTACTTCAGTCACATATCTAATAGTCCACATAGTTTCTATAATTTATTAACTTCTGCTTTTGTTATTAGAATGCTCGGCTTCATAGTAGAAGCCTAAACAAATTGCTACTAAGGACGGTATTTCACGTCCTTTGAGCGGGGTATTGGGATAAGTTTTCAACTAGCAATAATCGCGCCTCGGATAAACCTCATTGGCTACGATATCGCCTCTGCGCAAAGATACACATGACCGGTAGGCAATTTACTATGTAATTTTGGGCAGATATATATTCCatggtgttttattgacaaaGGAAGTGAATAATAATCATGAACGCTGTTCACACGTTTCTGAcatttttctttacatatttcTAGAATACTTCTAAAGAATAAAAAGTGCTAACTTTCCACAAATGGAAcgattttgacaccaaatttcaAGTAAAAGTTGATTTTCTTGTTCAGTAGCACAATGCTGATGGCAGTGAGCAAGCAACTATAACCACGCCTTGAATCGGTGATGACGTCACCTACTGCATATTTACATTTTCAGTGGGTCAATTGATCTGTGCCTGTTTGAAGGCTATTGCTTTGTCATGTGAGTGGAATTATAAACATTGTATTTCCTGTATTACAGCGCTCAAAGAACACTTGGAGGTCGATTTATTTTACTAAAATTGTCTGAGTACAATTGATTGAAactataaataatgataaatacaactattaaaaaataaacaataataattattttatttatattaaagataaatatgcCAGTCATGCCAATAATTTcaataaattgccatttttaatataaaactaagagaaacaaataaaaatgtaaactgcaaaccaaaatatacaatttatcagagaaacaaataaataaataaatttcacacattaataaataaggaaatacagtggataaaaatatataaatatgcatAAATTCATACAaacgaaataaaataaataaatacattattaaaaaGTTATAAAAACAATTATGAATTCGCTGTGAATGTGGCTggagaaaaggtgaattttgctgccccttcatcaacagcccgaaaaggttgacccaatattattttggatggtttgaaaaagtgaagccccccccaaaaaaaaaaacaaaaaaaaccaacacaaTAGTACTAGCAActtaaaaactaattttttgtATAATTCCATTTGTTACactattttcaacaatttttccgccctttttctttaataattctttttgccgccctatCACCCCTTCCTTTTTTGCCTCCCCCAGCTTTTACCACGGGTa
Above is a window of Amphiura filiformis chromosome 20, Afil_fr2py, whole genome shotgun sequence DNA encoding:
- the LOC140142446 gene encoding uncharacterized protein isoform X4, producing MAQTKLPKIVQDIKDCLHDVKKEYQEGQVPITDDSIPLHKFCAKLEYLLQIDMKARNSVWRGRVDYWDYIYQCLSKIKGLNDGVRYVKAMNEVKSSLGRGRAFIRYSLVHHRLGDSLQQCFSNAKVTSDWYKPASVLSNPAHYSAFLNDLYDLNDIQFDLAPTGHDLDTAWPTFARKSLGGNSFHVWAPVSRSSSISSLSSQPSTTDGLASPLSESAAVFGMEEQYQKLNKEFEECEELNRQLRQKIEQLEKDNEDMHKLALETEERMDKVQSDLERRNQDLEYKVDKGNRDLKRKEEEMSEFEDAKERTKEAEKLNADLYARIDVLNTQHESREKILQESERTLQEKLQENERALSDVKLQVHSLQGELEARKSSEERRVGQVQELEAKINSVEGKNVELLARMEGMVQDKDDKVSSHFESANKVHELLAKLEGVEHQNIGLKGTNDELSRKVQELEELRTRSNSEVEILRGSLEERGKEMDHNNHQVGEKLVSLENENSTLRTKNEELLSKFEQLEKKFQDLEREKNKSEEHCQQLQTEIDSSARKETKLKEEKEELRTKCKALEKSKRDLGQQVQSLERSKKEADKTNQRLKGQGDEVAESMEVLAKKVTLLESERDRMRQDYDGIVSGITDIIKSSQVEIESCVQSTPYKDLKNVDSNLIQDGERTMDKVKAVIDIRTKILQTLLEADKSISRLESELQSSKERLQQEEELHEKTKSDLENASFRINEFESQVKIMTSDFDNHKISAEKANVEYSQLQKSVNEHEVSVSELKNRLQTSQKELQELKTEKESTASKLAELEKNKTELNEAICCLEGENQALVKAKNVMKNDFDKEKIAKKGMEEMVEDLKRTQEENVSMEQVLEDRKQKMVQEHEDKVEFLTQQFNMVKEDIEKANQEKQRLDDEHKEMSEEHKAMREQLEMALKEKNETKEVNQHLNAEIASVNEQIETAQEERKEIANKLEQISDETTSQLTDKATKISELEAELEQTVKVKGELESKVGEIQEMLDAKTSSYEELEEKLKEVEEQLGSMQCVMEQEVSALKFQLSSEAMQFQEKLQVYKHQEGELEKLREKCQEQDQLIESQQMEENQLKEQLETMRDDSAKQITDVQNKTVAKEKDFNLLQDSLAEMTKMLEEQKVANLNLEEEIHSLKSDVEDREVHLREQLSLAETDNLELKKNLVKLVKEKDTLWQWTDKLEHQRKLKASERWLEDKEVVKCMQCEVEFGIMVRRHHCRSCGRIFCSKCCNSFILGAQSKNKVRVCEQCFVIHHHSRESDSINTSLLGQSTEEEEVDDALLTSRLRLSSHASTTSTPDGNGNGEEGEARIGPLLGPGDLQQSNADDSTRAKFVVGSASSTPTPPMSPIATGDISITDGSTPKQVENPVIVLDSPLPGAQGNVTEDDSKDSSEPDFDIISEEEVQSAKEEDSITPAKSTKGMSLTNSKDEDGDASIKSMRNPCMGNR